In bacterium, the DNA window ACCAGTTGCCGGTTACTTTCGGTTCAATGACGGTATCTCCGCAGCTCACGCAGTACCCGACCGGTATGCGATGACCCCACCAAATTTGTCGCGAGATGCACCAGTCCTTGATATGTTTCAGCCACGCAAAGAACGACTTCTCAAAGTTTTTTGGAATGATGCGCGTTTTTTTTGATTTTACCGCCTGGGCAGTTTTTTTCGCGAGCTCCGCCATTTTCAAAAACCATTGATTGGAGAGCAACGGCTCAAGCGTTGTGGTACAGCGGTAGCAGGTTGCGACGTTGTGCGTGTATGGTTCAACTTTTTCCACGAGTCCGGCAGTGGTAAGCTCGGCGACAACTTTTTCCCGCGCTTCCGCGACTTTCAGGCCGCGGTATGCTTCCGGCACTGCGTCGGTCATGCGGCCGCGTTCGTTGATGATTTCATAGATCGGCAATTTGTGGCATTCACCGATTTCGGCGTCGGTCATGTCATGGGCAGGAGTTACCTTCACCATGCCTGTGCCGAACTTCGTATCAATGGAGTCGTCAGCGACAATCGGGATATCGCGGCCAACGAGCGGCAGGCGCACCGATTTCCCGATGAGCGTTTTATAGCGTCTGTCTTTGGGGTTCACTGCCACGCCGGCATCGCCGAGCATGGTTTCGGGGCGAGTGGTGGCGACAATAATATAATTTATTCCCTGAGCTTGTCGAAGGGTTACATTATTGTCGTCCTTCGACTCGGTCTGCTGGCCTCGCTCAAGAACTAATGGGTACTTGATATAGAATAATTTCCCGGCTTCCTCCTTGTATTCAATTTCCAGATCTGACAGTGATGTCTGGCAGCGTGGGCACCAGTTGACGATACGTTTGCCGCGGTAGATGAGGCCTTTGTTGTAATAGTGGATGAATGCTTTTGTGACCTCCTCGCTGTACGCGGGGTCCATGGTGAAGCGTGTGCGGGACCAATCCGCCGAGGCGCCGATGCGTTTCAGCTGGTCCAGAATGATGTTGCCGTATTTTTCTTTCCACTCCCAAACTTTTTCGATGAATTTCTCACGCCCCAGATCAAAGCGGTTGATATTTTCTTTGCGCAAGTTTTTTTCCACCACGTTTTGCGCGGCAATGCCGGCGTGGTCAATGCCCGGAAGCCACGCGGTGGCGAATCCTCTCATGCGGTGGTAGCGGATGAGGATGTCGGAAATCGTTGCGTTTAACGCATGACCCATGTGCAAACTTCCTGTGATATTTGGCGGTGGCAGCAATATTGTATAGTTTTGTTGCTTCTTTGCTTCTTTGCTTTCTTGCTTTCTTGACGAAAAGAATCCACGCTTCAACCACTCTGCGTAGATGCGCGCTTCAACGGATTTTGGGTCGTATTGGGGAGGGAGTTCCATGGGCAAGAAATCAATAAAGCAAGAAAACAATAAAGCAACAGAGTTAACGCATCTGCGAATTCTTACAGCATAGAAAATTTTGACTCGTTTTGCAATTCCTAGTAAGCTGAAAAGCTAACGAAGCTATCAACCCCTTTTTATGACCTCAACCATTTGTTTTCTTGATTTAGATAATACGCTACTCGGCGGGCACGAGTTTAAAAAGGACAGAGAGAACTTTTTCCGCGGGTTTGGCGTAGATAATATACTCCACGCGGAAACGTACGCGACGGCGCGCCGCAGCGAAGGCGGTTTGTATACTATCGAAAAACAGATTGCGGAAATTGTGCGCCGCAAGCCCGATTTTCCCGCCGCTGAAGTAACGGAAAAGTTTTATCACGCATTCGCGAATCTTAAGCCGTATTTATATCCGGATGTTATCCCGTTTTTAGAATCCGCAAAGGCGCGCGGCTGCGCTGTGTGTCTCCTCTCGCATGGGGACACCGCATGGCAGCGCTACAAGGTCCGCGCGGCAGGTATTGCCGACTACTTTGACGATCTTTTTTTCACGAACCGCGAAGGCGCAAAATATGTGCACATTGAGGAAGCGGTGGCGGTGTATTCGCGCATTATTTATGTGGACGATAACCTCATGGAATTGGACATTGCCAAGCGCGCAGTGGAGTCGTGCGAGACATATTTCATCCATCGTTTGCCGGGCGTGCATGATGCGTCTGCGGCGGCAAAACATAGGATTTGCCATACGTTAAATGAGGTGTTGGGGGAGGGGGCTTGACATTTTTTACCCTACTTGTGTATAATGGCGTGAGGGTTACAGATTCAATCGTGTTCTTTTTTGGAGGTGCGTATGCACGCATTCGTCGCAGTGTCGGACCAGGCAGTGTTCGCGGGTCTCATGGTGTTCTGGTTTCTTCTGTGGGCGGGGATGGCCGTCCTCGTCACATGGGGGTGCAGGATACCGGAAGAAGAAGAGAAGTAACCCTAACTATGCCGGACATCGGGGAACGCCCGATGCGCCGGCTTCCTATTTAGAGGGGGCGTGCTGGAAACGGCCGCCCCCTTCTTTGTTTATAAACTTAGATTCCCGTTTGCTTCCATCGGGTATTTCTTTTTTCGGAACGTATTGATATATGCCGCGGCGGCGATCATCGCGGCATTGTCGGTGTTGTATTCTTTTTCCGGAGCGATGAATGTTGCGCCGGCGATGCCGGCCGCGCGCGCCAATGTTTCGCGAAGGGCGGTGTTTGCGGCAACGCCTCCGCAGAGGATTACTGATTGCGCGCCGAATTCTCGCACCGCGCGGATGGCTTTGGTGACGAGCACGTCGATTGTGGCGGATTGGAACGCCGCTGCTATGTCAGCGGCCGCGGACTTGCGCGGACTCAACGCGGACTCACGCGGAAAACTTTTTTTGATGTAATATAGGACGGCGGTTTTTAATCCCGAAAAACTGAAATCGTAGTTTTCTTCGCGCATCATCGGACGCGGGAAGGTAATTGCTTTTGGGTTACCTTTTTTTGCCAACTTTTCAATCTCCGGTCCGCCCGGATAGGGGAGTCCAAGCATGCGGGCGACTTTATCAAACGCTTCGCCGACGGCATCATCGCGCGTTTCGCCGAGCAGTTTCCAATGGAGCAGGTCCTTCATGTGGAGGAGCATGGTGTGGCCGCCGCTTACGAGCAGGGCTACTGCGGGGAAGGCGATGCCGACATTTGACATTTGACCATTAACATTTGACCGCGGAAGGAGGAACGAATACAAGTGCCCTTCCAAATGATTTGCGCCGACGAGCGGCACGTTGAGTTTTTCTGAAAGTTTTTTTGCAAACTCAATACCGGCCCATAATGCCGGTTCTAATCCCGGACCAACTGTAACCGCAATCAAATTGATACGTGATGACATTCCGACATTCTCAAGAATGTCGGAATGTTCTTTTGTGAGGGTATGATAAATTTTTGGAAGATTTTTTATGTGCTCGCGCTTGGCGAGATTGGGAACAACGCCGCCCCATTGGCGGTGGGTGGCGGTTTGCGAGGAGACGATATTTTCGTGAACAATAAAAGTTGGCGCCGCGGTTTTTGATGCCTTGCCGGTTGCTTCAACAATAGCGATGGAAGTGTCGTCGCAGCTGGTTTCGATGGAGAGGATGCGCATGGTGTGGAAAAAGCAAAGTCAAACTTTGCTCAATTTTATTTTATATAAAATATTATGAGTGCCGAGTCGCTAGCCAAGTTTGACTTGGCTGACTCGGCTACCTCGCAAACTCAGTTCTTGCGAACCGAGTTTGACTCGGTGATCCCAATGGGATTCGAACCCATGTTTCCGGGATGAAAACCCGATGTCCTGACCAGGCTAGACGATAGGACCAATGCCTACAGCGTATATGAAAGATGCGCGATTGTACATATTGGGGTATATTTTATTACATGTCTGAAATTGCCCTAAACCTTCTTGAATTCTACGGCACCGAGTGCCCGCACTGCGTCCGCATGGAGCCGCTTCTGGAGCGGTTGGAAAAAGAGCTAGGGCGTCGCGTGCAACGCTATGAGGTGTGGCACAACAAAGAGAACCGGAAAATTATGGAACAGTATGATAAGGACTTTTGTGGAGGCGTACCGTTTTACTTCAATATTAAAACCGGAAAATCAATTTGCGGTGAGGCGGATTATGAGGCATTGAAAGCGTGGGCAACGGGCGCGTGAGCTTGGCGCGCGTGTTATGCTCAAGGTGACATCGGCAAACTTTTTTATTATGAGTGTATTAATTGACTATCTTATGGTGTATCAGGAGTGGGGGTATTTTTTACTGCGTGCCGTGATCGCGGTTATTTTTCTCGCGCACGGCTACCCCAAAATAAAAAATCTCCGGCAGACCGGTGAGAATTTTAGCATGATGG includes these proteins:
- a CDS encoding HAD family hydrolase; this translates as MTSTICFLDLDNTLLGGHEFKKDRENFFRGFGVDNILHAETYATARRSEGGLYTIEKQIAEIVRRKPDFPAAEVTEKFYHAFANLKPYLYPDVIPFLESAKARGCAVCLLSHGDTAWQRYKVRAAGIADYFDDLFFTNREGAKYVHIEEAVAVYSRIIYVDDNLMELDIAKRAVESCETYFIHRLPGVHDASAAAKHRICHTLNEVLGEGA
- the tsaD gene encoding tRNA (adenosine(37)-N6)-threonylcarbamoyltransferase complex transferase subunit TsaD, giving the protein MRILSIETSCDDTSIAIVEATGKASKTAAPTFIVHENIVSSQTATHRQWGGVVPNLAKREHIKNLPKIYHTLTKEHSDILENVGMSSRINLIAVTVGPGLEPALWAGIEFAKKLSEKLNVPLVGANHLEGHLYSFLLPRSNVNGQMSNVGIAFPAVALLVSGGHTMLLHMKDLLHWKLLGETRDDAVGEAFDKVARMLGLPYPGGPEIEKLAKKGNPKAITFPRPMMREENYDFSFSGLKTAVLYYIKKSFPRESALSPRKSAAADIAAAFQSATIDVLVTKAIRAVREFGAQSVILCGGVAANTALRETLARAAGIAGATFIAPEKEYNTDNAAMIAAAAYINTFRKKKYPMEANGNLSL
- a CDS encoding thioredoxin family protein, whose product is MSEIALNLLEFYGTECPHCVRMEPLLERLEKELGRRVQRYEVWHNKENRKIMEQYDKDFCGGVPFYFNIKTGKSICGEADYEALKAWATGA